One region of uncultured Sulfurimonas sp. genomic DNA includes:
- a CDS encoding Ig-like domain-containing protein — protein sequence MATTKLIGRVEVSIGDVKIVDVNGNLRGADYGGLMYEGEQVYSADANALFQIKYLSLPEATAYDGVFRVLADGSVISGLEGNENYFGDDIDFMETAAGNEGAQGSSAFLEEVPLDESSLLEFNRGVDDTNFGSNIVNFGGVSETDFTPPVITSQSDIIFDENNPNAVMTITATDTSALTFSISGADSALFSIDSNSGELRFNNAPNYENPLDAGANNEYNILVTVTDALGNFTTQALSININNLNDNMPTANDANASATEDVYDDINAQLSGEDADGNEIRYELVSGLGEDEGNLTFSSDGSYTYNVGHDFQDLGEGETREVTFTYKTVEVGPPLSEPSDAGPFESEVATVTILVTGTNDAPVAMAENITKIADHVEVTISPDDPANSYYYGAGGWYQIVQDGDGDYGVNQLNITQPDSNSEIDSLGANEHIVFTFAQPVTSADISYANFDSDDNASYRLFMNGHPVTGKIYNEPNGTLSVESGVEFNAIVIYAEEADGCPLFNWTDFQVSNVVGYSEVDTMLPFVIDDSMLLANDTDVEGDALSIGLVDGRLLDASGVEIGSVAINDDGDIQVTPNSDVDFDASVGAYANFAYVVSDEDGASSQEVTATIDLEVGSVVGTQVGYIADGAQEFIIGTDADAADALSNNVLSVSDALDLSNVSAINTIDLDEDATVSGSGELGHITAADVLDATDIDNTLVIQSSGNAYDQVNVHESFGEANTVFNDGQWYAEYSSDGATLLVEIDPPIDAV from the coding sequence ATGGCTACTACAAAATTAATTGGTAGAGTTGAAGTCTCTATCGGGGATGTAAAAATTGTTGATGTTAATGGTAATCTGCGTGGAGCTGATTATGGTGGTTTGATGTATGAGGGTGAACAAGTTTATAGTGCTGATGCAAATGCTTTGTTTCAGATAAAATACTTGTCACTTCCAGAAGCTACCGCTTATGATGGTGTATTTAGAGTTTTAGCAGATGGTTCGGTTATATCTGGACTTGAAGGAAATGAAAATTACTTCGGAGATGACATTGACTTTATGGAAACAGCAGCGGGTAATGAAGGAGCACAAGGAAGTTCTGCTTTCTTAGAAGAAGTTCCTTTAGATGAGTCGTCGCTCTTAGAATTTAATAGGGGTGTAGATGATACAAACTTTGGTTCAAATATTGTAAACTTTGGTGGAGTGTCAGAAACTGATTTTACTCCTCCGGTTATTACATCACAGAGTGATATTATTTTTGATGAAAATAATCCAAATGCTGTAATGACGATAACTGCTACAGATACAAGTGCTTTAACATTTAGTATCTCTGGTGCGGATAGTGCTTTATTTAGTATTGACTCAAATAGTGGTGAATTAAGATTTAACAATGCACCAAACTATGAAAACCCATTGGATGCTGGTGCTAATAATGAATACAATATATTAGTAACAGTTACAGATGCTCTTGGTAATTTCACAACTCAAGCACTCTCTATCAACATAAACAATCTTAATGACAATATGCCAACAGCAAATGATGCAAATGCTAGTGCGACTGAAGATGTGTATGATGACATTAACGCTCAACTATCAGGCGAAGATGCTGATGGTAACGAGATAAGATATGAGTTAGTGTCTGGTCTTGGAGAAGATGAAGGTAATTTAACTTTTTCTTCTGATGGTAGTTACACTTACAATGTAGGACATGACTTCCAAGATTTAGGAGAGGGAGAAACAAGAGAGGTTACTTTTACATATAAAACCGTAGAAGTTGGACCTCCTCTTTCTGAACCTTCAGATGCTGGGCCATTTGAGAGTGAAGTTGCTACAGTTACTATTTTAGTTACTGGTACAAATGATGCACCTGTGGCAATGGCAGAAAATATTACTAAAATTGCTGATCATGTTGAAGTTACTATAAGTCCTGATGATCCGGCAAATAGTTACTATTATGGAGCAGGTGGTTGGTATCAAATTGTTCAAGATGGAGATGGGGATTATGGTGTAAACCAACTTAATATAACTCAACCTGATAGTAATTCAGAGATAGATAGCTTGGGAGCAAATGAACATATAGTCTTTACCTTTGCTCAACCTGTTACATCAGCAGATATATCTTATGCTAACTTTGACTCTGATGATAATGCTTCATATAGACTCTTTATGAATGGACATCCTGTTACAGGCAAAATTTATAATGAGCCAAATGGAACACTATCTGTTGAAAGTGGAGTTGAGTTTAATGCAATAGTAATATATGCAGAAGAAGCTGATGGATGCCCTTTATTTAATTGGACAGATTTCCAAGTATCTAATGTAGTTGGATATAGTGAAGTTGATACTATGCTTCCATTTGTTATAGATGATAGTATGTTATTAGCTAATGATACAGATGTTGAAGGAGATGCATTAAGTATAGGTCTTGTAGATGGAAGACTTCTAGATGCAAGTGGAGTAGAAATTGGTAGTGTTGCTATCAATGATGATGGTGACATTCAAGTTACTCCTAATTCTGATGTTGATTTTGATGCAAGTGTAGGTGCTTATGCAAACTTTGCTTATGTAGTTAGTGATGAAGATGGTGCTAGTAGCCAAGAGGTTACTGCAACTATTGATTTAGAAGTTGGAAGTGTTGTTGGTACTCAAGTTGGTTATATTGCTGATGGAGCACAAGAGTTTATAATTGGTACAGATGCAGATGCAGCTGATGCTCTGTCAAATAATGTACTAAGTGTTAGCGATGCTCTTGATTTATCTAATGTATCAGCGATAAACACTATTGATTTAGATGAAGATGCTACTGTAAGTGGTAGTGGCGAGTTAGGTCATATTACCGCAGCAGACGTTTTAGATGCTACTGATATAGACAACACTTTAGTTATTCAATCTTCTGGAAATGCTTATGATCAAGTTAATGTTCATGAGTCATTTGGTGAAGCAAATACAGTATTCAATGATGGACAATGGTATGCAGAGTACAGCTCCGATGGTGCTACTCTTTTAGTTGAAATTGATCCTCCGATTGACGCTGTATAA